The proteins below come from a single Mya arenaria isolate MELC-2E11 chromosome 8, ASM2691426v1 genomic window:
- the LOC128243957 gene encoding transcription intermediary factor 1-beta-like, translating into MAECEGKVADTSDNADSVGGKVIGETDDRGRLCEPCFEEGAEVPAAKFCVECEDYLCEACVQYHRKSKPSKTHELIDSDDRVQGSRKKQGRDIFICSIHQGEITLYCTKHDKLCCSMCVSGVHMMCGDSICKVGDVAEREEEKKEIKTVEE; encoded by the coding sequence ATGGCTGAGTGCGAGGGGAAAGTAGCGGACACAAGTGATAACGCGGACTCTGTCGGAGGGAAGGTTATCGGAGAGACTGATGATCGTGGGAGGCTATGTGAGCCGTGTTTTGAGGAAGGAGCCGAGGTCCCCGCGGCCAAGTTTTGTGTTGAGTGTGAGGACTATTTGTGTGAGGCATGCGTGCAATATCATCGAAAGTCCAAACCGTCTAAAACACATGAACTGATTGATAGCGATGATAGAGTTCAAGGTTCCAGGAAAAAGCAGGGAAgagatatatttatctgttcGATTCACCAGGGAGAAATAACTCTTTATTGTACAAAACATGATAAACTGTGTTGTTCGATGTGCGTTAGCGGAGTTCATATGATGTGTGGAGACAGTATTTGCAAGGTTGGTGATGTAGCTGAGAGAGAAGAAGAGAAGAAGGAAATTAAAACAGTGGAGGAatag